AGCGGCTAAGCTGCTGCTTTCCCACAGAGAAGGCCGGCAAGTGTACAGCCTGGCGGGCGGACTGGATGACTGGCTGGAAGTGAACGGGCAAAAAGGAATGGCAGAATGTTAAGCCCTGATGTTCAGTTGGTTTTGCTGGTCATCTGCTTCTTCCTGGTGGCTACGCTTTACTCATCGGTGGGGTTTGGCGGCGGTTCCAGCTATCTGGCTTTGCTGGCTTTGTTTCTGCCTAATTTCCTGGAGATAAAATCGGTGGCCTTGTTGTGTAACCTGGTGGTGGTGTCAAGCGGCACCTATCTGTTTTACAAAGAAGGTCTTTTTAACCCGAAGAAATTCCTCCCCTTGGTGGCGCTCAGTATTCCGGCCGCCTTTTATGGGGCAACTATCAAATTATCACCCGCCTTTTTCTTTATCAGCCTGGGCCTCATTCTTTGCCTTTCAGGAATTTTATTGATCCTCCAGTATTTCAGGCCGCCTGAAAGCCAAACTTTCTCGCATGACCATTCATCAAAGGCAGCAGACCTCACCTTAGGGGCCGTTACCGGGTTTGTCTCTGGGTTGGTGGGTATTGGCGGCGGCATCCTGTTATCGCCGGTCTTGCATTTAATCAAATGGGCAGAGGCCCGTACCATTGCCGCGCTGGCTTCTTTCTTTATCTTGGTTAACTCGGTGGCCGGGTTAGTGGGGCTGGTGGCCAGTGGAAGTTTTCAGGTAAACCCCGGGTTGCTGTTCCCCTTGCTGCTGGCAGTATTGCTAGGCGGCCAATTGGGTACCCGCTGGAACCTGCAACTCCTGCCCCCTAAAGCCATTAAAGGCCTTACCGGTTTTTTTGTATTAATAATCGGCCTGAAACTGGTCCTGGATTTTAGTTAAGCCCTAGCCAATATGCTTTCTGTAGAAGAAGCGCTCCACCAAATTTTGCAGCACCCTTTCCCGTTTCAAGAGGAAGCAGTCCCTCTTTTACAGGCGGTAGGCAGGGTATTAGCCCAAAAGGTGCAGGCGGACCGCGACTTCCCTCCTTTTGACCGGGTCACCATGGATGGGATTGCGATAAAGGCCTCTGAGATTAAGGCAGACACCAGAACTTTCAAGGTGGAAGGTATGGTGCCCGCCGGTTCCCCAGCCCAGATCTTACAGAACAGCCACCATTGCCTGGAGGTGATGACCGGGGCCGTGCTTCCTTTGGGAACTGACGCTGTGGTACCCTATGAACAATGCCTGTTGCAAGAGGGAATAGCTACCGTATTAGCGGAAAACGTTTCATCTGGCCAGAATATTCACCGGCAAGGAACGGACGGTAAGGCGGGCGAGGTGCTCCTACAGAAAGGCACCAAAATTGCCCCCGCCCATATAGGCATCTTGGCCTCCGTGGGGCTTGCTCAGGTTTGGGTG
This Rufibacter radiotolerans DNA region includes the following protein-coding sequences:
- a CDS encoding sulfite exporter TauE/SafE family protein; translated protein: MLSPDVQLVLLVICFFLVATLYSSVGFGGGSSYLALLALFLPNFLEIKSVALLCNLVVVSSGTYLFYKEGLFNPKKFLPLVALSIPAAFYGATIKLSPAFFFISLGLILCLSGILLILQYFRPPESQTFSHDHSSKAADLTLGAVTGFVSGLVGIGGGILLSPVLHLIKWAEARTIAALASFFILVNSVAGLVGLVASGSFQVNPGLLFPLLLAVLLGGQLGTRWNLQLLPPKAIKGLTGFFVLIIGLKLVLDFS